In a single window of the Carassius carassius chromosome 26, fCarCar2.1, whole genome shotgun sequence genome:
- the LOC132105583 gene encoding protein Wnt-5b-like isoform X1 yields the protein MFPQGRLFAFPFLGRGRMDVRMNQGHLLLALTLIVCNSQLLVVANSWWSLAMNPIQRPEMYIIGAQPLCSQLTGLSQGQRKLCQLYQDHMVYIGEGAKTGITECQFQFRQRRWNCSTVDNTSVFGRVMQIGSRETAFTYAISAAGVVNAVSRACREGELSTCGCSRAARPKDLPRDWLWGGCGDNVNYGYRFAKEFVDAREREKNYPRGSVEQTHTLMNLQNNEAGRMAVYNLANVACKCHGVSGSCSLKTCWLQLADFRRVGEFLKEKYDSAAAMRISRKGKLELVNNRFNPPTNEDLVYIDPSPDYCLRNETTGSLGTQGRLCNKTSEGMDGCELMCCGRGYDQFKTYKHERCHCKFHWCCYVKCKRCTSLVDQFVCK from the exons ATGTTTCCCCAGGGGAGGCTCTTCGCATTCCCATTTCTTGGACGAGGAAGGATGGATGTGAGAATGAACCAAGGACACCTTCTTTTGGCATTGACTCTCATCGTCTGCAACTCACAGCTGCTGGTGGTCGCCAACTCATGGTG GTCATTAGCCATGAACCCCATCCAGAGACCGGAGATGTACATCATTGGAGCACAGCCTTTGTGCAGCCAGCTGACGGGCCTGTCTCAGGGTCAGAGGAAGCTCTGCCAGCTCTATCAGGACCATATGGTTTATATCGGAGAGGGGGCAAAGACGGGCATCACGGAGTGTCAGTTTCAGTTCAGGCAAAGGCGATGGAACTGTAGCACAGTGGACAACACATCCGTGTTCGGCCGCGTCATGCAGATAG GCAGCAGAGAAACAGCTTTTACTTACGCCATCAGCGCAGCGGGTGTCGTGAATGCGGTGAGTCGGGCGTGCCGTGAGGGTGAGCTTTCCACCTGCGGCTGCAGCCGAGCAGCTCGTCCCAAAGACCTCCCGAGAGACTGGCTGTGGGGCGGCTGTGGGGACAACGTCAACTATGGCTACCGCTTCGCCAAGGAGTTTGTGGACGCCCGCGAACGTGAGAAAAACTACCCGCGTGGATCTGTCGAACAGACACACACGCTTATGAACCTACAGAACAATGAAGCCGGGAGAATG GCAGTGTACAATCTGGCCAACGTCGCATGCAAGTGTCACGGAGTCTCCGGCTCGTGCAGTCTAAAAACCTGTTGGCTCCAGCTGGCCGACTTCCGCCGTGTGGGAGAGTTCCTGAAAGAGAAGTACGACAGCGCTGCAGCCATGCGCATCAGCCGAAAAGGCAAGCTGGAACTGGTCAACAACCGCTTTAACCCCCCAACGAATGAGGACCTCGTCTACATCGACCCCAGCCCGGACTACTGCCTGCGTAACGAGACCACCGGCTCTCTGGGCACCCAGGGCCGCCTGTGCAACAAGACCTCTGAGGGCATGGATGGCTGCGAGCTCATGTGCTGCGGTCGCGGTTACGACCAGTTCAAGACCTACAAACACGAGCGCTGTCACTGCAAGTTTCACTGGTGCTGCTACGTCAAGTGCAAGCGCTGCACGTCGCTAGTAGACCAGTTCGTGTGCAAGTAG
- the LOC132105583 gene encoding protein Wnt-5b-like isoform X2, with protein MDVRMNQGHLLLALTLIVCNSQLLVVANSWWSLAMNPIQRPEMYIIGAQPLCSQLTGLSQGQRKLCQLYQDHMVYIGEGAKTGITECQFQFRQRRWNCSTVDNTSVFGRVMQIGSRETAFTYAISAAGVVNAVSRACREGELSTCGCSRAARPKDLPRDWLWGGCGDNVNYGYRFAKEFVDAREREKNYPRGSVEQTHTLMNLQNNEAGRMAVYNLANVACKCHGVSGSCSLKTCWLQLADFRRVGEFLKEKYDSAAAMRISRKGKLELVNNRFNPPTNEDLVYIDPSPDYCLRNETTGSLGTQGRLCNKTSEGMDGCELMCCGRGYDQFKTYKHERCHCKFHWCCYVKCKRCTSLVDQFVCK; from the exons ATGGATGTGAGAATGAACCAAGGACACCTTCTTTTGGCATTGACTCTCATCGTCTGCAACTCACAGCTGCTGGTGGTCGCCAACTCATGGTG GTCATTAGCCATGAACCCCATCCAGAGACCGGAGATGTACATCATTGGAGCACAGCCTTTGTGCAGCCAGCTGACGGGCCTGTCTCAGGGTCAGAGGAAGCTCTGCCAGCTCTATCAGGACCATATGGTTTATATCGGAGAGGGGGCAAAGACGGGCATCACGGAGTGTCAGTTTCAGTTCAGGCAAAGGCGATGGAACTGTAGCACAGTGGACAACACATCCGTGTTCGGCCGCGTCATGCAGATAG GCAGCAGAGAAACAGCTTTTACTTACGCCATCAGCGCAGCGGGTGTCGTGAATGCGGTGAGTCGGGCGTGCCGTGAGGGTGAGCTTTCCACCTGCGGCTGCAGCCGAGCAGCTCGTCCCAAAGACCTCCCGAGAGACTGGCTGTGGGGCGGCTGTGGGGACAACGTCAACTATGGCTACCGCTTCGCCAAGGAGTTTGTGGACGCCCGCGAACGTGAGAAAAACTACCCGCGTGGATCTGTCGAACAGACACACACGCTTATGAACCTACAGAACAATGAAGCCGGGAGAATG GCAGTGTACAATCTGGCCAACGTCGCATGCAAGTGTCACGGAGTCTCCGGCTCGTGCAGTCTAAAAACCTGTTGGCTCCAGCTGGCCGACTTCCGCCGTGTGGGAGAGTTCCTGAAAGAGAAGTACGACAGCGCTGCAGCCATGCGCATCAGCCGAAAAGGCAAGCTGGAACTGGTCAACAACCGCTTTAACCCCCCAACGAATGAGGACCTCGTCTACATCGACCCCAGCCCGGACTACTGCCTGCGTAACGAGACCACCGGCTCTCTGGGCACCCAGGGCCGCCTGTGCAACAAGACCTCTGAGGGCATGGATGGCTGCGAGCTCATGTGCTGCGGTCGCGGTTACGACCAGTTCAAGACCTACAAACACGAGCGCTGTCACTGCAAGTTTCACTGGTGCTGCTACGTCAAGTGCAAGCGCTGCACGTCGCTAGTAGACCAGTTCGTGTGCAAGTAG